The segment GCTGGCGGGTCGCCACCAGCGCGGTGATCGCCGACGGCGGCACCGGTTCTCCCCGCTCGTCCACCACGAAGCACCGGTCCGCGTCGCCATCGAAGGCGAGGCCCAGGTCGGCTCGTGAGTCCCGAACCCGTCGCCGCAACGCCTCGGTGTTCTTGGGGTTCATGGGGTCGGCCGGGTGGTTGGGGAAGGTGCCGTCCAGCTCGAAGTACAGCGGATCGACACTCAGCGGCGGCGCGGCACCGACGGCGTCCCCCAACACCGCGGGCACGGTGTGGCCCGCCATGCCGTTGCCCGCGTCGATCACGACCCGCAGGGTCCGAATGTCGCTGAGGTCGACCAGTGAGCGCAGGTAGGTGGCGTAGTCCGCGAGATAGTCCCGGTCACGCACGGTGCCGGGCGAATCGACGGGCGGGAGGTCCCGCTCGGCGAGGGCACGGATCCGCGTGAGGCCGGTTTCCTCTCCGATTGGGGTGGCGCCGGGGCCGCACATCTTGATGCCGTTGTACTGGGCCGGGTTGTGGCTGGCGGTGAACATCGCCCCGGCCATCGACTCGTGCCCGGCGACGAAGTACAGCAGATCGGTCGATCCCAGGCCGGCGCGGGTGACGTCGCTCCCCCGGTCGGCGGCGCCCTCGGCGAAGGCGGCGGCCAGCGCCGGGGAGGACGGTCGCATGTCGTGTGCGACCACGACGGGCGCCCGCTCGTTGAAGTCGGCGAAAGCGGCGCCGATGGCACGCGCCACGTCGGTGTCGAGCGCGTCCGGGACCACGCCGCGGACGTCATAGGCCTTGAAGATGGGACCGAGATCGCGCAAGAGAACTCCGGTGGATTGGGTGTCGTCGCGGCGGCGTGACGTCATTCTGCCGGGTAGGAAACTCCCCCGGACTGCGGATCCGCCTCGCCGGAACGCACCACCCGCAGGTGGCCCCGTTTGGAGGGCCGAGACTCGACCCCGGAGTCCTCCGGAGGACGGGCCGCCTCGCGCACCGCGTTGGCCAGCGCCTCCAGGTCGTCACTGGCGGGCGTGGGATCCGACTCCAGCGGAAGCCGCAGGATCTCCCAGCCGCGCGGGGCCGTCAGCCGTTCCGCGTGCGGAGCGCAGAGGTCGTAGCAGTGCGGTTCCACGTGGGTCGCGAGTGGACCGACCACAGCAGTGGAGTCCGCGTAGACGTAGGTGAGCGTGCAGACCGCGGGATGCCGGCACGCCGTGCGGGAACAGCGTCGAACAACGCTCACAGACACCCACCGTAGCCGCTTCCAGGAACCTTCGCCAGCATCTCACGAGTGACCATCGCCTGGGGCTGCGCAATCGTCGCTGATGGCCTAGGCTCATAAGTGTGCGACAGGTGCACCGTCCCAGGACCAAGCGAGCACGTTACCGCGACCGACACGGCCGAGGTCTGCGTGGCCCACTCACACCCGCTGAGCTCCCGGTGGCGCGAACCCGGGCGCAGGCGTTCCAGGATCTCGTCGAGGAAGCCGTCGAGCGGCTCAAACCGCGATGGTCTCGCGAGTTGTCGACGATCGACTTCGTCGTCGAAGACGTCCCGATCGTACCGCCCGCGGCGACGGCGGACGACGGGATCCCGTTCGCGCGCTCCGAGGTCGCGCGGCAGACGGGCCGAGCGCGGATCGTGATCTACCGCCGTCCGGTGGAGATCCGCACCAGCGACCCCGAGGAGAAGGCCGAGCTCGTCTACGACAGCGTCGTGGAAGAGGTCGCGTCCCTACTCGGGCTGGAACCGGAAAC is part of the Spiractinospora alimapuensis genome and harbors:
- a CDS encoding phosphomannomutase/phosphoglucomutase; protein product: MRDLGPIFKAYDVRGVVPDALDTDVARAIGAAFADFNERAPVVVAHDMRPSSPALAAAFAEGAADRGSDVTRAGLGSTDLLYFVAGHESMAGAMFTASHNPAQYNGIKMCGPGATPIGEETGLTRIRALAERDLPPVDSPGTVRDRDYLADYATYLRSLVDLSDIRTLRVVIDAGNGMAGHTVPAVLGDAVGAAPPLSVDPLYFELDGTFPNHPADPMNPKNTEALRRRVRDSRADLGLAFDGDADRCFVVDERGEPVPPSAITALVATRQLAVEPGGTVIHNLITSTAVPEIVREHGGTPIRTRVGHSFIKARMAETGAIFGGEHSGHYYFREFWRADTGMLAALHVLAALGHSTRPLSELAAEFSRYSASGEINSEVSDQAERTAAVRSAFAGEPGVEIDELDGLSVLFGDGSWFNLRPSNTEPLLRLNVEGADEETMRSLRDRVLEIVRA
- a CDS encoding DUF3499 domain-containing protein, giving the protein MSVVRRCSRTACRHPAVCTLTYVYADSTAVVGPLATHVEPHCYDLCAPHAERLTAPRGWEILRLPLESDPTPASDDLEALANAVREAARPPEDSGVESRPSKRGHLRVVRSGEADPQSGGVSYPAE
- a CDS encoding metallopeptidase family protein; translated protein: MRGPLTPAELPVARTRAQAFQDLVEEAVERLKPRWSRELSTIDFVVEDVPIVPPAATADDGIPFARSEVARQTGRARIVIYRRPVEIRTSDPEEKAELVYDSVVEEVASLLGLEPETVDPEA